One window of the Clostridia bacterium genome contains the following:
- the polA gene encoding DNA polymerase I: MRGKLLLLDGNSLLHRAFHALPPLATRQGTPTGAVYGFTAMLLKALEQEKPTHVAVAFDKGRITFRHEQYRDYKGQRPPTPEELRPQFDLAKRILGALNIPYFELEGYEADDLIGTLAGRAEEAGMESVILTADRDCLQLVSASTRALLTKKGISQLAVYDPETLAGELGIRPEQVTDLKALMGDPSDNIPGVPGIGEKTALRLVREYGSVEDLLARLSRVSPSSLAEKLAAHADQIRLSKELATICRRVPLEVDWEGCRHRPPNRQELLAVFRELEFRSFLKAVPAEEEEPPARAEAASRPWQVLNSPQQVAEYLTQIRHRGRGALSLVWEGRDYFHGRIVALGLACPGALPAGFALSQGEPWPVLAEALARNDNLFIAHNAKAAMVSLARLGLPLWWPAGDTLLMAYLREPGAAEYSLEELAEKELGRPPVSGPPEETAALNAEAVLDLAAAMEPQIGLLEMEELYRQVELPLTRVLAHMELAGIKVDGERLRALGEELAAGMKAVAEEIYALAGEAFNLNSPRQLGYILFEKLGLPRGRKTKTGYSTSAEVLEELAARHPIAARILEYRQLMKLKSTYVDGLKPLIDPATGKIHTTFHQTITATGRLSSAEPNLQNIPVRLELGRRLRLAFGPSAPDRVILAADYSQIELRVLAHISGDEGLIAAFHRGEDIHTRTACEVFGVTPAEVTSEMRRRAKAVNFGIVYGISDYGLARDLGIGRQEAREYIERYFRRYPGVKRYVEEAVARARENGYVTTLLNRRRYLPDLFSRDPATRGFGERTAMNTPIQGSAADIIKMAMLRIYRALQEQGLKTEMILQVHDELIFEAPEPELPRVAELVRHHMENAFPLRVPLVVELKYGPNWYELKPWPGEDRV; the protein is encoded by the coding sequence GTGAGGGGCAAGCTCCTGCTTCTGGACGGCAACAGCCTGCTTCACCGGGCCTTTCATGCCCTTCCGCCCCTGGCTACCCGCCAGGGCACCCCTACCGGGGCCGTCTACGGGTTTACCGCCATGCTGCTCAAGGCCCTGGAGCAGGAGAAGCCCACCCACGTGGCCGTGGCCTTCGACAAGGGCCGGATAACCTTCCGGCACGAACAGTACCGCGATTACAAGGGCCAGCGTCCGCCCACCCCGGAGGAGCTGCGGCCGCAGTTCGACCTGGCCAAGCGGATTCTCGGCGCCCTGAACATCCCCTATTTCGAACTCGAAGGATACGAGGCCGACGATCTCATCGGCACCCTGGCCGGCCGGGCGGAAGAGGCGGGAATGGAAAGCGTGATCCTCACCGCCGACCGCGACTGCCTGCAGCTGGTGTCCGCCTCCACCCGGGCCCTCCTGACCAAGAAAGGGATCTCGCAGCTCGCCGTCTACGACCCGGAGACTCTGGCCGGGGAATTGGGCATCCGGCCCGAGCAGGTTACCGACCTCAAGGCCCTGATGGGAGACCCTTCCGACAACATCCCCGGCGTTCCGGGCATAGGGGAAAAGACGGCCCTCCGCCTGGTGCGGGAATACGGAAGCGTGGAGGATCTCCTGGCCCGGCTTTCCCGCGTCTCACCTTCCTCCCTGGCGGAGAAACTGGCCGCCCACGCCGACCAGATCAGGCTGAGCAAGGAACTGGCCACCATCTGCCGCCGGGTCCCACTGGAGGTAGACTGGGAAGGCTGCCGCCACCGCCCGCCCAACCGGCAGGAACTGCTGGCCGTGTTCCGGGAACTGGAGTTCCGGAGCTTCCTGAAGGCCGTCCCTGCCGAGGAAGAAGAACCTCCGGCGCGGGCCGAGGCAGCCTCCCGGCCGTGGCAGGTCCTGAATTCCCCCCAGCAGGTGGCCGAATACCTGACCCAGATACGACACCGGGGCCGGGGAGCCCTGTCCCTGGTCTGGGAAGGCCGCGACTACTTCCACGGCCGTATAGTCGCCCTGGGGCTGGCCTGCCCGGGCGCGCTCCCGGCCGGCTTCGCCCTCTCTCAGGGCGAGCCCTGGCCGGTGCTGGCCGAAGCGCTGGCACGGAACGATAACCTGTTCATAGCCCACAACGCCAAGGCGGCCATGGTAAGCCTGGCCCGCCTGGGCCTGCCCCTGTGGTGGCCGGCCGGCGACACCCTGCTGATGGCCTATCTCCGGGAGCCCGGTGCCGCCGAGTACTCCCTGGAGGAACTGGCGGAGAAGGAACTGGGGCGTCCGCCGGTTTCCGGGCCGCCGGAAGAGACTGCCGCCCTGAATGCGGAAGCGGTTCTGGATCTGGCCGCCGCCATGGAGCCCCAGATCGGACTGCTGGAAATGGAGGAACTGTACCGGCAGGTGGAACTCCCGCTCACCCGGGTACTGGCGCACATGGAGCTGGCGGGAATAAAAGTGGACGGGGAGCGGCTGCGGGCCCTGGGCGAAGAACTGGCCGCGGGCATGAAGGCGGTGGCCGAAGAGATCTACGCCCTGGCAGGCGAAGCCTTCAACCTCAATTCTCCCCGGCAGCTGGGTTACATTCTTTTCGAGAAGCTGGGCCTGCCCCGCGGCCGCAAGACCAAGACCGGCTATTCTACCAGCGCCGAGGTACTGGAAGAGCTGGCCGCCAGGCATCCCATCGCCGCCAGGATCCTGGAGTACCGGCAGCTGATGAAGCTGAAGTCCACCTACGTCGACGGGCTCAAACCCCTGATCGACCCCGCTACGGGCAAGATCCACACCACCTTCCACCAGACCATCACCGCCACCGGCCGGCTGAGCAGTGCCGAGCCCAACCTCCAGAACATTCCCGTTCGCCTGGAGCTGGGCCGGCGCCTGCGCCTCGCCTTCGGTCCCTCCGCCCCCGACCGGGTCATACTGGCCGCCGACTACTCTCAAATCGAGCTTCGGGTCCTGGCCCACATATCCGGGGACGAGGGGTTGATCGCCGCCTTTCACCGGGGCGAGGACATACACACTCGGACCGCCTGCGAGGTCTTCGGGGTGACCCCTGCCGAGGTAACCTCGGAGATGCGGCGCCGGGCCAAGGCGGTCAACTTCGGGATCGTCTACGGGATCAGCGACTACGGGCTGGCCAGGGATCTCGGCATCGGCCGGCAGGAGGCCCGGGAATACATCGAGCGCTACTTCCGCCGCTATCCCGGAGTGAAGCGCTACGTGGAGGAAGCGGTGGCCCGTGCCCGGGAAAACGGCTACGTAACCACCCTGCTCAACCGGCGGCGCTACCTCCCCGACCTCTTCAGCCGTGACCCGGCCACGCGCGGCTTTGGCGAGCGCACGGCCATGAATACCCCCATACAGGGGAGCGCGGCGGACATCATCAAGATGGCCATGCTTCGGATCTACCGCGCGCTGCAGGAGCAAGGGCTGAAGACGGAAATGATACTTCAGGTGCACGACGAACTCATCTTCGAAGCCCCCGAGCCAGAACTGCCCCGGGTGGCCGAACTGGTGAGGCACCACATGGAAAACGCCTTTCCCCTGCGGGTGCCCCTGGTGGTGGAACTCAAGTACGGACCGAACTGGTACGAACTCAAACCCTGGCCGGGGGAGGACCGCGTCTAG
- the queC gene encoding 7-cyano-7-deazaguanine synthase QueC, whose protein sequence is MAGKVVVVLSGGLDSTTCMAIARAAGEDIYPVTFTYGQKHEVELEAARRVAEFYGVGRRHRLVDLRGLFSGSSLTDPDKEVPTNRSAEEMARDIPSTYVPARNTVFLALALAVAEPLGAEAIYIGVNAVDFSGYPDCRPEFIRAFQEVINQGTAAGTRGEGIQIRAPLLRLSKAEIIRRGIALGAPYHLTYSCYMGTVPSCGVCDACRLRQKGFRDAGVADPIPYRSPAPGRESCGYRGGEP, encoded by the coding sequence ATGGCGGGCAAGGTTGTAGTGGTGCTTTCCGGGGGCTTAGACTCTACCACCTGCATGGCCATAGCCCGGGCGGCGGGAGAGGACATTTATCCCGTAACCTTCACCTACGGCCAGAAGCACGAGGTGGAACTGGAGGCCGCCCGCCGGGTGGCCGAATTCTACGGCGTCGGCCGGCGCCACCGGCTCGTCGACCTCCGCGGCCTGTTTTCGGGTTCCTCGCTGACCGATCCGGACAAGGAGGTCCCCACTAACCGCAGCGCAGAAGAAATGGCGCGGGATATCCCTTCTACTTACGTCCCCGCCCGCAATACCGTCTTCCTGGCCCTGGCCCTGGCCGTGGCCGAACCCCTGGGAGCGGAAGCCATCTACATCGGGGTGAACGCCGTGGACTTCTCCGGCTATCCCGACTGCCGCCCGGAGTTCATTCGGGCCTTCCAGGAGGTAATCAACCAGGGTACCGCGGCCGGCACCCGGGGAGAGGGGATACAGATCCGGGCGCCCCTGCTCAGGCTGAGCAAGGCGGAGATCATAAGACGCGGAATCGCGTTGGGCGCCCCTTACCACCTGACGTACTCCTGTTATATGGGAACCGTGCCCTCCTGCGGGGTGTGCGACGCCTGCCGGCTGCGCCAAAAGGGGTTCCGGGACGCCGGAGTGGCGGACCCCATCCCCTACCGGTCCCCGGCGCCGGGCCGGGAGTCCTGCGGTTACCGGGGAGGAGAACCGTGA